ACTGTCAAGctaagggacctccggtgaacttattccaggACGAAATGCAGAATTTATGGGCTGTGAGTGTGCGGCCTGGAGTATGTATGGGCCGAAGGAAAATATTGGGCCTTAAGTGGACTGACGCCAGTCATATGGGCCTTATGTGGGCGGAGATGGCAAGGTTATGGCCTTATGTGACATGAAATGTTTTTGGGCCGTAAGCAAAAGTTGTTGGGCGTTGAGTGGGCCGTCCTTGAAAGACGGCTATGCAGCCGTTCGCCCTGCAGGAAGGTGTGCTTCAATTCAGGCTCTGTTAACTCGGTGGTAGAAGGATTCTGAATTTCTTTTCGAGCTCGTTGCTTTTATTAAGATCACAACTAATCTACTGGGCATAGCATAAGTTGTTGTTTTTTCCTTGAACAACCCAATGGATCGACACGAACGTAGTACCAACGAAACAAGATCGAAAGACTCAAAGACAAATTAATTGATGTCAACATGCACGCATGCATCCATTACTACAAGAGATTCTAATATTAAGTGGTAATAGCTAGCTAGGTGTACAGTTAATTGTGCAAAACATTTAATTAGCAGGAGTCCGGATGGATTGCGCTTGCGTGGAAGCTgctactactagctagctagctaagagATGCGCATATGGATCATGGAGTCCATCCATGAATAAAAGTATATTAGCACCATCGAATTGATGAGATGGATAAAAGCCTCATCGATCAATCTGAAATAtaaaggtggaggaggagaagagatggCAATAATAATCCAAAGAGGAAGCTGCAGCTGGACGGATGAGGAGAGCGATtagaggaggaggatttggcggTGTCCGCTGGCGATGTGCCCGTCGTGTCGTCCTTCTCTAACTTGATGGACGCCGGTCGCACCGCTGAACCAGCAGCCTCCGTCGCCGTCTCTGGTGGTTCTGCCGGCGGTGAACTAGGAGCCATCTctggtgctggtgctggagCCGCTGCCGGCGGTGAAGCAGCAGCCATCTTTGGTGGCGCTGCAGGAGGCGATGACAAACTGCAGCTCCCGAACGCTGACCCAGGCTGCGTatacaacatatataaatatgggtTGAGAAAGAAAACCGATGGAGACAAAGGATGGATATTATAAGAACCTTGCAGTATGCTATGCTGTCGCAGCCGCATTGCTGGCGGCCGTTGGCCACGTCGGTCGCCAACGGAGCTCCACCGCCCTTACTCCTCTGCACGTGGATGGGTCGTCAGTCAGTTAGTCAGAAACAGAGGCAGAATGATTATGGGAGCGGACCATGTAGTAATCGACGGCGATGAAGTTGGGCCAGCGCTTGGCGGAGGCGTCGTAGCAGGCCTTGAGCttggcgacgagcggcgcggAGTTGTTGCCGCAGGCCCAGCTCTGGCTCGGGTTGGTGCTGAAGAAGTTCATCAGGATCAGCGACTGCTTGGTGGAGTCCATCGCCATCGACTCCGCTCGCTTCGGGCACGACCCGCCCACCAGCCCATCGTTCCCATCTGCATGTGATGTACCATCGATCAATAACATCAGGAGACATCACGATGCAGACGACGACCAATTAAGCAACAGTGTGCTTTTACGTACACTGGGTTTCCAGGACGTAGTCCCACTCGTACGCCAACCCGTCGCTGCCGTCCTTGCCCCTCTTGGACGTGAACATGAGCAGGCGGTGGTTCTGGGCGATCATGTCCTTGAGCAGAGGCCAGTCGCCTCCGCCCTTGGGCATCTTGGCAGGCGGGAACAGGTACTTGCTCAGCCCTGACCCGCCCACCACTTTGCCCAGGCTCCCCGGACCAGCGTAGTCCTCCACGAACACCGTTATCACCTCCGATGGGTTCGCATCCAGGAACGCCCCAATCTCCTTTAGCACGTCCATCGCGCGTTGCTGTGATCAATCCACGACATATAAACAACAACAAAATCGTATAGGTTTCTATcgtcagtcagtcagtcagaGCAATGCAGGCTTACATAGGCAGCGAAGTTGTAGCATTTCCCGCCGAACGAGTGGCAGAGCCACACTTCGTTCTGGAAGTCATACGCGTCGAGCATCAGGCCCCTCACGCCATTCTGCAATGCACTAGCACGTACTAGGACGTTAATTATCAAACGGAATAGTAATGATTAAACAGGATTCTGTAagctagctagtactactaGGACTACAAGTATCGTAATAGTAGCAGTTTTGTAATGAAGATGAGCAGATCTTTCAGCTGTACTGTGCAGATATGCATTGCAAGGCCACACACTGGTCAATAGGGATGAAAATAATGACGGAAATTTCCAATTGACCGAGTatcgttttaatttttctaatttttaagtGTTGCATTACAATCGAC
This window of the Oryza sativa Japonica Group chromosome 4, ASM3414082v1 genome carries:
- the LOC4337489 gene encoding PI-PLC X domain-containing protein At5g67130, which gives rise to MAAASTFPLALLLAIVAACCVAGGEGGALVGDTCTASSASSCGAGMRCATCSPLPGMGPPVCSRTTPLDPKAHGTDLAFNRYTWLTTHNSFAIVGSPSRTGTPIIAPPNQEDTVTAQLKNGVRGLMLDAYDFQNEVWLCHSFGGKCYNFAAYQRAMDVLKEIGAFLDANPSEVITVFVEDYAGPGSLGKVVGGSGLSKYLFPPAKMPKGGGDWPLLKDMIAQNHRLLMFTSKRGKDGSDGLAYEWDYVLETQYGNDGLVGGSCPKRAESMAMDSTKQSLILMNFFSTNPSQSWACGNNSAPLVAKLKACYDASAKRWPNFIAVDYYMRSKGGGAPLATDVANGRQQCGCDSIAYCKPGSAFGSCSLSSPPAAPPKMAAASPPAAAPAPAPEMAPSSPPAEPPETATEAAGSAVRPASIKLEKDDTTGTSPADTAKSSSSNRSPHPSSCSFLFGLLLPSLLLLHLYISD